GCTGCAGCGAGGATTGCGAGGTGAAGCGGGCCTGATTATCGAAAGCGGTGAACCTCGCGAGGTCATGCACTTCTGCCTGCTGCTGGGATATGGGGCCAACGCCATCAACCCCTATCTCGCCTATGAAGCGATTTACCACCTCTATCGTAATAAAGACTTGCCGTCCGGACTGACGCTTGAGGAAGCCATCGATCGGTACATCAACGCGGTGAAGAAGGGCATCCTCAAAACGATGTCCAAGATGGGGATATCCACCCTGCGAAGTTACCACGCTGCCCAGCAGTTCGAGGCAGTGGGACTGGACCGCTCGGTGGTGGACAGATATTTTTGCGGAACGGCCTCGCGAATCGGCGGGGTGGATCTGAAAGTCATTGCAGAGGAGGCTCTGGCTCGCCACCACAGCGGCTTTGGACCGCGAGAACCGTGGGCTTTGCCTCTCGATTTCGGCGGCGAGTATCACGAGCGGCTGGACGGAGAACGTCATCTGTGGAATGCCGAGACGGTGACTCTCCTCCAGCATGCCGTCATTAACAACGACTGGAATAAATACCTGGAGTTTGCGGATCGTGTGAACAAGCAGAACGAAGCCCTCTGCACACTTCGCGGGCTGTTCGACTTTGAATATGGAGAACCGGTTCCCCTCGACGAGGTGGAGCCCGCCAGTTCGATTGTCCAGCGCTTCTATACCGGCGCGATGTCTCATGGTTCGATCAGCAAGGAGGCTCATGAAACGCTGGCCATTGCGATGAACCGGCTGGGGGCCCTGGCGAACACGGGTGAGGGGGGCGAAGACCCCATCCGTTACCGGCCACTGCCCAACGGGGATTCGGCGAACTGTGGCATCAAACAGGTGGCCAGCGGTCGGTTTGGAGTGACCATCGAGTATCTGGCTAATGCCAAGATGCTCCAGATAAAAATGGCGCAGGGGGCGAAGCCGGGGGAAGGGGGACAGCTTCCTGGACATAAAGTCACGGAGGAAATCGCTCGGTTGCGGCATTCGACGCCCGGTGTGTCTCTCATTTCGCCTCCGCCCCACCATGACATTTACTCCATCGAAGATCTGGCCCAGTTGATTTACGACCTCAAGGCGGCCAATCCGGAAGCTCTGGTTTCGGTGAAACTGGTGGCGGAAGTCGGCGTGGGGACTGTCGCGGCAGGTGTGGCCAAGGCCAATGCCGATGAGGTGCTCATCAGCGGTCACGACGGCGGTACGGGAGCCAGCCCGTGGTCTTCCATCAAGCATGCAGGGATTCCCTGGGAAATCGGCCTGGCGGAGACGCAGCAGACCCTGGTGGCCAACGGTCTGCGGGATCGCATCCTCGTTCAGGTGGACGGGCAGATGCGGACCGGCCGCGACGTGGTGATCGGGGCTCTCCTGGGAGCGGAACGCTTCGGCTTTGGCACGGCGGCTCTCGTTTCACTGGGCTGCATCCTGATGCGGAAATGCCATCTCGGCACCTGCCCGGTGGGTATCGCCACGCAGAAGCCCGAGTTGCGGGAGCGTTTTGCCGGTCGGGCGGAATACCTCATCAGATATCTGCTGTTCGTCGCTGAGGAAGTTCGCCACTGGATGGCCAAGCTCGGCTTCCGCCGATTTGACGAGATGGTCGGTCGGGTGGATCGGCTGAAGGTGCAGCGGGCTGTCAACCACTGGAAGGCGAAAGGGCTCGATTTTTCTGCCCTGCTGACACCACCGCCGGGATTCCCCAATGTGCCGCTTCGTCGCATCCGTCCCCAGACAAACAAGCATTTGGATCATCTCGACCGGCAGATCCTGCCCCAGATTCAGAGTGCTCTGGAAGAAAAAAAGCCGGTAGTCCTGGAGATGCCGATTCGTAATATCCACCGTGCGGTGGGGAGCACGATCAGTTATTACGTGACTAAGAAATACGGCAGCGCTGGCTTGCCCGACAGCACCATTCACCTTGTTTTTCGCGGTTCGGCTGGCCAAAGTTTCGGGGCCTTTCTCGCGCCGGGCATCACTTTAGAGCTCATCGGCGACGCGAATGACTATCTCGGAAAGGGACTCTCCGGTGGCCGGATCGTCGTGCGGACTCCGCCGGGAAGTCCGTTTGACCCCACGGAAAACGTCATCGTGGGAAACACGCTTCTGTACGGAGCCACGTCCGGCGAGGTGTTCATCAATGGGCTGGCGGGCGAGCGTTTTGCTGTCCGTAACAGTGGTGCCGTGGCCGTCGTGGAAGGCGTCGGTGACCACGGCTGTGAGTACATGACCGGTGGAATCGTGGTCGTGCTGGGACGGACCGGCCGGAACTTCGCCGCCGGTATGAGCGGGGGTGTCGCGTACGTCCTCGATGAGCATCAACTGTTCGATACCCTCTGTAATCTCGATATGGTGGACCTGGAGTCCGTGTGGCAGCCGGAGGATCAGAAACTGCTCCGCAGCCTCATCGAGCGGCACTACGTGTGGACGGGAAGTGCTCAGGCCAAACGGCTCCTGGAGCAGTGGCCGGAAGCGGTGGGCAAATTCGTCAAGGTCATGCCCATCGAATACCGGGCGGCGCTGGAAAGGATGAGAGAGCAGGAACAGGTTCGGGCAGATCAAACACCGGCAACAGAGGAGGTGTTCAGTGGGTAATCCAACAGGGTTTTTGAAATATCCGCGGGTGGACGCAGGTCACCGGCCTGTGGAGGAAAGGATCCACGATTGGCGGGAAATCGATCTGCCACTCGCCGAGCGTATTCTCAACGAACAGGCGGCACGCTGCATGGACTGTGGCATCCCGTTTTGTCACATGTCGGGCTGCCCGGTCAAGAACCGGATTCCGGAATTCAACGATTTGGTATATCGCGGAAAATGGCGGGAGGCGGCCGACAACCTGCATTCCACCAACAATTTTCCCGAGATCACCGGCCGTGTGTGTCCTGCCCCGTGCGAGGCGGCCTGCACCCTCTCCATCAACTCGCAACCGGTGACGATCAAGCACATTGAGTATCAAATTGCCGAGCGGGCGTTTGCCGAGAAATGGGTGCGGCCCATCAAGCCGGCGCAGCGAACCGGGAAGCGAGTGGCCATTATCGGCTCCGGCCCGGCAGGATTGGCCGCCGCCCAGCAGCTTTGCCGTCTCGGACATGAGGTCATTGTCTTCGAAAAGTCGGACCGGATCGGTGGACTGCTCCGCTACGGCATTCCCGATTTCAAGCTGGAAAAACACATCATCGACCGGCGACTGGAGCAGATGGTCGCCGAGGGAGTGCACTTCGAGCCGAACGTGTGGGTGGGGCGTGACATCACGGCCGACGAATTGCGGCGGAGCTTCCACGCGATTCTTCTGGCCATGGGCGCCGGCAAGCCGCGACCGCTGACCGTTCCCGGTGCGGATGCAAAAGGAGTCCATTTTGCGATGGACTACCTCACCCAGCAGAATCGCCGGATTGCCGGTGATCCTGTTCCCACCACCGGACCGGATGCCATCTACGCCAAAGACAAGCATGTGGTTGTCATTGGAGGTGGGGATACGGGGAGTGACTGTGTCGGCACGGCCATCCGACAGGGCGCCAAGTCAGTCCTGCAAATTGAAATTCTGCCCAAACCCCCGGAGGGTAAAAATCCGGAGACGCCCTGGCCGCTCTGGCCGCGGATCATGCGGACTTCCACCTCTCACGAAGAGGGATGCGTCCGCCGCTGGAGCGTGCTCACCAAAGCCCTCTCTGTCAAAGACGGCCAGGTGACCCATCTTCACGCCTGTGAAGTGGAATGGATCCGCGGGCCGAAAGGCTGGGAAATGCGGGAGAAACCGGGGACGGACTTCACGGTCCCGGCGGACCTCGTGCTCCTGGCCATGGGCTTTTTGCACGTGGAGCATGAAGGGCTCGTCCAGCAATTTGGCCTTCAGCTCGACCAGCGGGGAAACGTGGTCGTCAAGAAGTGGATGACCTCCGTGCCCGGCGTGTTTGCGGCGGGAGACACAGTCAAGGGCGCGTCGCTGGTGGTGCACGCCATCAATCACGGCCGGGAAGCTGCCCGGGCGATTCACGAATGGCTGTGCACCGAGCCGACGCTGCCCAGGGAAACCGTGTTGTCGGTTGCCACGGCACGCTGAAGCTTTCCCACCTTTACCGAGAAGCGTTCAGAACTGGACGCTCCCAGAGGCGCTGGGCGTCCAGATTGCCCAGGTGGTCATTGATCGAGGGCCTCGCTGAGCACCTCTTCTGCGACGTAGATGGGCAGGGGAGGTTTCCATCGTACGGCGATGGCAATGGCATCCGACGGACGGGCGTCCACCTCCACCAGCGAGCCGTTCTGCCGAAACCGGAGTCGTGCAAAGTAAGTGTGTTCGCGAAGTTCGCTGATGAGGACGTCCTGCGGCTCGATGGAAAGTTCCTGCAGAATATTGATGATAAGATCGTGCGTCATTGGGCGTGGCAACACGACATTCCTCACCGCCCGATAAATGCTCTGGGCTTCGAAGACGCCGATGACGATCGGAAATGCCCGGTCTCCGTCCACCTCTTTGAGGTAAATGATTTGCTCTTCCGCGATGTCGCTGAGGACAATTCGGGCAAGTTGCATCTGGACTGGCATCAGTCCCCTCCAGGTTGTTTCCCTGTAATGTGCTCGAACCGTGTCCGTCCACGTGCCCGGCTGGGTTCCACGACCAGCAGAGTGTACGGTGGCCGCGTCGATCATGGGGGCCGGTCACGGGCGGCAAGTTTGATGTGCTCGTTGGCTGTGCGCCGTGATACGGCGTCGCACGAGCATGAAAACATGGCGACGGCCGTATACGAGAACACCCTTTGTGTATTCTAGTCCCCCGAGCGGGCCTCTCACCAGTGGCCGACCCGCGTTTCTTTCAGCGGACGGTATCGGCTTCGATGCGGTACACAATCCCGCCGAACTGCTGTTTGAGGACGTCCGGGTTCGACGTGAACACGCCACCCACCCCGATTCTCTTCGTGGAATAATCCACAGAGAGCCCATTTTTGAAATGGACTTCGATCATCTGGGTGGGCCGAAGCTGGGACTGGCAAAACTGGCAATGGGAAAGCTGTTCCACGAGCACGAAGTCTGTGATGCCGTACTGTTTTTCACCCGGCACCATGTATCCCCACACGAAGACTTTTTTCTCCTCGAGATCTCGCGCGAACTGGGGAATGAGCTTGGGCTCGTTGGGATCCGGTTGGAGTTCGGCGAAGGTGATCAATTTGTATCCGGGGGGAGCCTCTGCCAGATACGTGTACATGACCCAGCCGCATCCCAGCACACCGAAAACGAGGGAAAGGATGATCCCCGTCTGGGCCATTCCCAGGCCGAGTCGTTCCTTCGGCGATTTCGCGATTTCCTTGCGGGCAATCCAGCCGAAAATCAAACCACCCAGGGGAATCCAGAACAAATAAACGGTGAAGAAGCAGAAGATGGAGAGCACACCCAGCACCAGGCTGAGCACCGCCTGGGCCTGGATGACCTTGTAATCATCCGTTGGCCGGAAGCCGATCCGGGTTCGCCGCCGGATGACCGGCTGCTCGCTGCGGAAAATGGGCTTTTGACCGTCGATAATACTCATGGGTTTCACCACTTTTAATGAATCCAGTGTGACCTGTTAGAAGAGTTCGCCAACTGTCCTGCCGGTCCCCCTATGGCGGGAATTTTTCCGAGAACAGTTAGTTCCTCTCTCATGTTATTGTTGCCGCCGGAAAAGTGTTCGGCGAGCCCTGAGTTTGGGCCGGAAATTCCGCCGGGGAAACTGTGGCCCCATTATTCATGCCGAAGGGCCTCGATCGGATCCATATTGGCGGCCCGTCGGGCAGGATAGAGGCCGAAAATAACACCCACGGCCACCGCAATCCCAAAAGCCAGGGGGACGGAGCTGGGAACGATCACCGGCCGCATGGTCCGCACGATCTCCGGCAGCGAGTCGTACACCCGTGGCATGAGAATCTGGATGGCGCTCATAATGGCCTCGCTGAGTAGGGGACAGATGAAACCGACGAGGATGCCTGTAATCCCGCCGAGGGTCGAGAGCACCACCGTTTCGACGAGAAATTGCCGGATGATGTCCCGTCGCTTGGCCCCCAACGCCCGGCGGATACCGATTTCGCGGGTCCTTTCGGTGACCGTGGCGAGCATGATGTTCATGATGCCGATACCACCCACCACGAGCGAAATGCCCGCGATAAGGCCCATGAAGATCATGAACATCATTCGGGTGATGCGGGCCTGTTCGAGAAGTTCCAACGGGACGGTGACACCGTAGTCTTCCGTGGGATGGTAGCGGGCCAGGGTGGCCTTCACAACATCGGCTGTGGAGATAACGTTTTCTGTTTTATCCACCTGGAGGGTGATTTGGCTCAACTCCACCTGTTCCGCTTCCAACGACCCCGCCCGGCGGGTGAAAATTACGTCCCCAATGCGCCACCAGAGGGTTGTGATGGGGATGTACACGTCGCTGGAGAAGTCCTGGGCGGCAAACGAACCGCCGATTCCAGCGGACGGCATTTTCGGTTTGCACACCCCCACAACCACGTAGTATTGCTCTTCGATGCGGATGACTTTTCCAATGGGATCTTCGAAAGGGAACAGGCGTTCGGCCGTTCCCGCCGCCAGAACGCAGTAATTTTTGAGGTCTTCCAGGTCGGTGTCCTCGATGAAGCGACCGCGGTCCATTTCCAGCCGGACGATGTCCTTGTACTCGGGCGTGCAGCCCACCAGGCGACCATCGACCATCCGCCCACCGTAGCTGAAACGCTGCCGCAGTTCGCGAATTCGCACGGCGCGGGTGATGGTGGGGATGGTGCTGACCAGCCGTTCGTAATCCGCCCGGGTAATCCCATATTGCAGGAGCAGGC
This is a stretch of genomic DNA from Thermogutta terrifontis. It encodes these proteins:
- the gltB gene encoding glutamate synthase large subunit: MSQSFNRLHPKPYGLYDPQYEHDACGIGAVVNISGRRDHQIIEYGKQILLNLMHRGASVADEVTGDGAGILFQIPHEFFEEELAREDVALPPPKRYGVAMVFFPREDEIRIRCEAILEAEIARAGLKLLGRREVPSDNSCLGEIARACEPRIFQFFIDGLGLAEEDLERRLFVTRKKLEHRVRRELGDAAVDFYIPSMSCYTIVYKGMFLAPQLAAYYPDLSDPRVVSALAIVHQRYSTNTFPSWKLAQPFRMIAHNGEINTLRGNINHLAAYEKRMSSPLFGDDIKEICPIIEPGVSDSAAFDNCMELLVRGGRSAPHALMMMIPEAFGPKYHISTDKRAFYEYHAAIMEPWDGPAAIVFTDGRLVGGTLDRNGLRPCRYLVTDDGLVILASETGVVEFPPEKIRQKGRLQPGRMFLVDTVEQRIISDNEVKGKLSRQRPYRRWLEQNRIELRGLFLPSTNTDSDPKTLFERLRAFGYTGEDLTMILAPMARDGQEPVGSMGNDAALPVLSDKPKLLFNYFKQLFAQVTNPPIDPLREGLVMSLMTFTGKHGNLLDEQPEHCRQLKLPHPILTNDDMRRLREANHPHLKVATLSMLFPAHVDDPERALREAVENLVASAEKAIHEGASLLILSDRGVNGAWAAIPSLLATAAVHHGLLQRGLRGEAGLIIESGEPREVMHFCLLLGYGANAINPYLAYEAIYHLYRNKDLPSGLTLEEAIDRYINAVKKGILKTMSKMGISTLRSYHAAQQFEAVGLDRSVVDRYFCGTASRIGGVDLKVIAEEALARHHSGFGPREPWALPLDFGGEYHERLDGERHLWNAETVTLLQHAVINNDWNKYLEFADRVNKQNEALCTLRGLFDFEYGEPVPLDEVEPASSIVQRFYTGAMSHGSISKEAHETLAIAMNRLGALANTGEGGEDPIRYRPLPNGDSANCGIKQVASGRFGVTIEYLANAKMLQIKMAQGAKPGEGGQLPGHKVTEEIARLRHSTPGVSLISPPPHHDIYSIEDLAQLIYDLKAANPEALVSVKLVAEVGVGTVAAGVAKANADEVLISGHDGGTGASPWSSIKHAGIPWEIGLAETQQTLVANGLRDRILVQVDGQMRTGRDVVIGALLGAERFGFGTAALVSLGCILMRKCHLGTCPVGIATQKPELRERFAGRAEYLIRYLLFVAEEVRHWMAKLGFRRFDEMVGRVDRLKVQRAVNHWKAKGLDFSALLTPPPGFPNVPLRRIRPQTNKHLDHLDRQILPQIQSALEEKKPVVLEMPIRNIHRAVGSTISYYVTKKYGSAGLPDSTIHLVFRGSAGQSFGAFLAPGITLELIGDANDYLGKGLSGGRIVVRTPPGSPFDPTENVIVGNTLLYGATSGEVFINGLAGERFAVRNSGAVAVVEGVGDHGCEYMTGGIVVVLGRTGRNFAAGMSGGVAYVLDEHQLFDTLCNLDMVDLESVWQPEDQKLLRSLIERHYVWTGSAQAKRLLEQWPEAVGKFVKVMPIEYRAALERMREQEQVRADQTPATEEVFSG
- a CDS encoding glutamate synthase subunit beta; the protein is MGNPTGFLKYPRVDAGHRPVEERIHDWREIDLPLAERILNEQAARCMDCGIPFCHMSGCPVKNRIPEFNDLVYRGKWREAADNLHSTNNFPEITGRVCPAPCEAACTLSINSQPVTIKHIEYQIAERAFAEKWVRPIKPAQRTGKRVAIIGSGPAGLAAAQQLCRLGHEVIVFEKSDRIGGLLRYGIPDFKLEKHIIDRRLEQMVAEGVHFEPNVWVGRDITADELRRSFHAILLAMGAGKPRPLTVPGADAKGVHFAMDYLTQQNRRIAGDPVPTTGPDAIYAKDKHVVVIGGGDTGSDCVGTAIRQGAKSVLQIEILPKPPEGKNPETPWPLWPRIMRTSTSHEEGCVRRWSVLTKALSVKDGQVTHLHACEVEWIRGPKGWEMREKPGTDFTVPADLVLLAMGFLHVEHEGLVQQFGLQLDQRGNVVVKKWMTSVPGVFAAGDTVKGASLVVHAINHGREAARAIHEWLCTEPTLPRETVLSVATAR
- a CDS encoding bifunctional nuclease family protein, which gives rise to MPVQMQLARIVLSDIAEEQIIYLKEVDGDRAFPIVIGVFEAQSIYRAVRNVVLPRPMTHDLIINILQELSIEPQDVLISELREHTYFARLRFRQNGSLVEVDARPSDAIAIAVRWKPPLPIYVAEEVLSEALDQ
- a CDS encoding DUF4190 domain-containing protein → MSIIDGQKPIFRSEQPVIRRRTRIGFRPTDDYKVIQAQAVLSLVLGVLSIFCFFTVYLFWIPLGGLIFGWIARKEIAKSPKERLGLGMAQTGIILSLVFGVLGCGWVMYTYLAEAPPGYKLITFAELQPDPNEPKLIPQFARDLEEKKVFVWGYMVPGEKQYGITDFVLVEQLSHCQFCQSQLRPTQMIEVHFKNGLSVDYSTKRIGVGGVFTSNPDVLKQQFGGIVYRIEADTVR
- a CDS encoding ABC transporter permease, whose product is MLVLWIRTFQLGVKSLMLHPLRSLLTVLGIFIGVASVIWLLAIGEGISRKAQEQIESLGATNIIIRSIKPPSEQIQSSGLLLQYGITRADYERLVSTIPTITRAVRIRELRQRFSYGGRMVDGRLVGCTPEYKDIVRLEMDRGRFIEDTDLEDLKNYCVLAAGTAERLFPFEDPIGKVIRIEEQYYVVVGVCKPKMPSAGIGGSFAAQDFSSDVYIPITTLWWRIGDVIFTRRAGSLEAEQVELSQITLQVDKTENVISTADVVKATLARYHPTEDYGVTVPLELLEQARITRMMFMIFMGLIAGISLVVGGIGIMNIMLATVTERTREIGIRRALGAKRRDIIRQFLVETVVLSTLGGITGILVGFICPLLSEAIMSAIQILMPRVYDSLPEIVRTMRPVIVPSSVPLAFGIAVAVGVIFGLYPARRAANMDPIEALRHE